The proteins below are encoded in one region of Fulvia fulva chromosome 9, complete sequence:
- a CDS encoding FK506-binding protein 4, translating into MSGLMPMAVYGLEVPAGDVAITAKPEIPSAFRITMAAIDPSAEPEGEEGDVPRATLKIIRQSLIDYDDEDDYDAEDFDVEEMERMLAEEEDDDDEDSEEEANGGPSDPAKSKAARKAAAQKQIAALLAAQEEEMDVDEQPNGVNGKKSAKALGKMPASDDSEDDDEHSEDDEGEEYEEFVLCTLDPTKNYQQPLDITVGENERVLFKVSGTHSIFLTGNYVEPAHQPGPDGYDSEEDYDEEDYDLEPDSDELDDEEDELDDIEDPRITELEDEEEAPALVPSNKADKKAEKKGKNKRPAEDELANGASLDDLVTAAKKEANGEEKLTKKQKKQKKNDGTAAAVEEPSSAKSDKKVQFAKNLEQGPTPTKDAKKDDKSKAGLGVKKVGGVTIDDKKVGTGPAAKNGDRVGLRYIGKLVSNGKVFDSNKSGKPFTFKLGAGEVIKGWEIGIQGMTAGGERRITIPAKLAYGNKGAPPAIPGNADLVFDVKLLSIGGR; encoded by the exons ATGTCCGGTCTTATGCCAATGGCTGTGTACGGCCTCGAGGTCCCAGCCGGCGATGTCGCCATCACTGCGAAGCCAGAGATCCCATCCGCATTCCGCATCACTATGGCTGCCATTGACCCCAGCGCTGAGCCTGAGGGCGAGGAGGGCGACGTTCCCCGTGCAACTCTCAAGATCATCCGCCAGTCGCTGATTGACTACGATGATGAGGACGACTACGATGCCGAGGACTTTGACGTCGAGGAGATGGAGCGCATGCTGGCCGAGGAGGAAGACGACGATGACGAGGACAGCGAGGAGGAGGCTAACGGCGGCCCAAGTGACCCAGCCAAGTCCAAGGCCGCGAGGAAGGCAGCTGCCCAGAAGCAAATCGCTGCTCTGCTTGCCGCGCAAGAGGAGGAGATGGACGTTGATGAGCAGCCGAACGGCGTCAACGGAAAGAAGTCTGCCAAGGCTTTGGGCAAGATGCCAGCCAGCGACGACAGTGAGGATGACGACGAGCACAGCGAGGACGATGAGGGCGAGGAGTACGAGGAGTTCGTTCTGTGCACTCTTGACCCCACCAAG AACTACCAGCAGCCACTCGACATCACTGTCGGTGAGAACGAGCGAGTCCTGTTCAAGGTGTCTGGTACCCACAGCATCTTCCTTACTGGCAACTACGTTGAGCCAGCTCACCAGCCCGGTCCAGATGGCTACGACAGCGAGGAGGATTACGACGAGGAGGACTATGACCTCGAGCCAGACAGCGATGAGCTTGATGACGAGGAGGATGAGCTTGACGACATCGAGGACCCACGCATCACCGAGCTTGAGGATGAAGAGGAAGCACCAGCTCTTGTCCCATCCAACAAGGCGGACAAGAAGGCCGAGAAGAAGGGCAAGAACAAGCGCCCAGCGGAGGATGAGCTCGCCAATGGCGCATCGCTTGACGATCTCGTGACCGCAGCCAAGAAGGAGGCCAACGGCGAGGAGAAGCTCACCAAGAAGCAGAAGAAACAGAAGAAGAACGACGGAACTGCTGCCGCGGTCGAGGAGCCATCGTCTGCGAAGTCTGACAAGAAGGTTCAGTTCGCAAAGAACCTCGAGCAAGGTCCTACTCCAACCAAGGACGCCAAGAAGGATGATAAGTCAAAGGCTGGGCTCGGTGTGAAGAAGGTCGGTGGTGTCACCATTGATGATAAGAAGGTCGGCACCGGCCCAGCAGCCAAGAACGGTGACCGCGTTGGTCTGCGATACATCGGCAAGCTCGTCAGCAACGGCAAGGTCTTCGACAGCAACAAGAGCGGCAAGCCATTCACCTTCAAGCTTGGTGCCGGTGAAGTCATCAAGGGTTGGGAGATCGGTATCCAGGGCATGACCGCTGGCGGTGAGCGACGCATCACCATCCCAGCCAAGCTGGCATACGGCAACAAGGGCGCACCACCCGCGATTCCAGGTAACGCCGACCTGGTCTTTGACGTCAAGCTCCTCTCCATCGGCGGCCGATAG